One Polaribacter sp. SA4-12 genomic window carries:
- a CDS encoding monoheme cytochrome C — translation MTEDKEFLEKIKKAKKTAYYAIFFSLIASVLLLFAVFNPSLSVFENKNSDLVYNDIEEDDDKIENGIHLRTGLVDAEGLMTVVNNCTNCHSAKLVTQNRMNAERWNETIKWMQKTQNLWDLGENQKVIVNYLVVNYPPIAKGRRMILKDIDWYKLEN, via the coding sequence ATGACAGAGGATAAAGAGTTTTTAGAAAAAATTAAAAAAGCAAAAAAAACGGCTTATTATGCTATCTTTTTTTCTTTAATAGCTTCTGTCTTACTTCTTTTCGCTGTATTTAATCCTTCATTATCTGTTTTTGAAAATAAAAATTCAGATCTGGTTTATAATGATATTGAAGAAGATGATGATAAAATTGAAAATGGTATTCATCTAAGAACAGGTTTAGTTGATGCAGAAGGGTTAATGACTGTAGTTAACAATTGTACGAATTGTCATTCTGCAAAATTAGTAACGCAAAACAGAATGAATGCTGAACGCTGGAATGAAACAATTAAGTGGATGCAGAAGACTCAAAACCTCTGGGATTTGGGCGAAAATCAAAAAGTTATTGTAAACTATTTGGTTGTAAATTACCCTCCTATAGCTAAAGGAAGGCGTATGATTTTAAAAGATATTGATTGGTATAAATTAGAAAATTAA
- a CDS encoding sterol desaturase family protein — protein sequence MEKYLDAFINAFSGTVDWTWKSIIFEVPWYTNYFWGLIVISLFVWGLEIAFPWRKEQSIFRRDFWLDAFYMFFNFFIFSIVISGVYEVLGLLFGEFNITAKSFALIDISHWAPWLQLLVFFIVLDFVQWFTHVLLHKYSFLWKFHKVHHSVKEMGFAAHLRYHWMENIFYKPLKTFGVMLLGGFEPEQAYIVHFIAITIGHFNHSNIKITWGIFKYVINNPVMHLYHHAYVLPKGKYGMNYGISLSLWDYIFKTDYIPEDSGKVEIGFRGDDKFPTDFIHQNLYGFKKGQK from the coding sequence ATGGAAAAATATTTAGACGCATTTATAAACGCATTTTCTGGAACAGTAGACTGGACTTGGAAATCTATAATTTTTGAAGTGCCTTGGTACACAAATTACTTTTGGGGACTTATTGTTATTTCTCTTTTTGTTTGGGGATTAGAAATAGCTTTTCCTTGGAGAAAAGAACAATCTATATTTAGACGCGATTTTTGGTTGGATGCATTTTATATGTTTTTCAATTTTTTCATTTTCTCAATTGTAATTAGCGGAGTTTATGAAGTATTAGGATTGTTGTTTGGTGAGTTTAACATTACGGCAAAAAGTTTTGCACTTATAGACATATCACATTGGGCTCCTTGGCTACAGTTACTTGTTTTCTTTATAGTTCTCGATTTTGTTCAGTGGTTTACACATGTATTATTACATAAATATTCTTTCTTATGGAAATTCCACAAAGTACATCATAGTGTAAAAGAAATGGGGTTTGCTGCACATTTAAGATACCATTGGATGGAAAATATCTTTTACAAACCATTAAAAACTTTTGGAGTAATGCTTCTTGGTGGTTTTGAGCCTGAACAAGCATATATAGTTCACTTTATTGCTATTACCATTGGTCATTTTAATCATTCTAACATAAAAATTACATGGGGAATTTTTAAATATGTAATAAACAATCCTGTGATGCATTTATATCATCATGCTTATGTACTTCCAAAAGGAAAATATGGTATGAATTACGGAATTAGCTTAAGCCTTTGGGATTATATTTTTAAAACAGATTACATTCCTGAAGATAGTGGAAAAGTAGAAATCGGTTTTAGAGGTGATGATAAATTTCCTACCGATTTTATACATCAAAACTTATATGGATTTAAAAAAGGACAGAAATAA
- a CDS encoding class I SAM-dependent methyltransferase, which yields MKNKTLISKELDDFYNKASEETRLEKGMGIFEFERIKDLIQQHISKPNSTIIDVGGGTGKYSEWLSKNNHTVHLVEPVLKHIKLAKKRAKKLKKPFSVAIGEATKLPFKDNTADLVILHGPLYHLQKREDRVAAIIEAKRVLKKGGIILGFAINATASTVVGLMNGMIHANSFFDMCKEELTTGIHNAPKDFPFLLADAFYHKPEGLKSEFLEQNLNFINLFAVEGMIWLDNEYFANMLDKKKSKTLKALQNLTQNDEYLLPFSPHMMIAVKK from the coding sequence GTGAAAAATAAAACTCTTATCAGTAAAGAATTAGACGATTTTTACAACAAAGCTTCAGAAGAAACTAGACTCGAAAAAGGAATGGGGATTTTTGAATTTGAACGAATAAAAGATCTTATACAACAACATATTTCAAAACCAAATAGCACAATTATTGATGTTGGTGGAGGAACAGGAAAATACTCTGAGTGGTTATCAAAAAACAATCACACAGTACATTTAGTTGAGCCTGTTTTAAAACATATTAAACTTGCTAAAAAAAGAGCTAAAAAACTCAAAAAACCTTTTTCCGTTGCTATTGGTGAAGCTACAAAACTGCCTTTTAAAGATAATACTGCCGACTTGGTAATTTTACACGGACCTTTATATCATTTACAAAAAAGAGAAGATAGAGTTGCTGCAATTATTGAAGCAAAAAGAGTACTTAAAAAAGGCGGGATTATTTTAGGTTTTGCAATTAATGCAACAGCTTCTACAGTGGTTGGTTTAATGAATGGAATGATACATGCAAACTCATTTTTTGACATGTGTAAAGAAGAACTCACTACAGGAATTCATAATGCTCCTAAAGATTTTCCTTTTTTACTAGCAGATGCTTTTTATCATAAACCAGAAGGTTTAAAATCTGAATTTCTAGAGCAAAACCTCAACTTTATAAATCTTTTTGCTGTTGAAGGAATGATTTGGTTAGACAACGAATATTTTGCAAATATGTTAGATAAAAAGAAGTCAAAAACATTAAAGGCTTTGCAAAATCTGACACAAAACGATGAGTACTTATTGCCTTTTAGTCCTCATATGATGATTGCTGTAAAAAAGTAA
- a CDS encoding FAD-dependent oxidoreductase, with protein MEKVDNKDKNWVICQSCKGNGKRKKSIRKKTRLNYQAALEQYEKTNCEGNAPVQPKGQIYTCLNCKGSGLVSSDNHTLSDKENYPHVAIIGGGIGGTALAVACLHRGIPFTLYERDSGFEARSQGYGLTLQQASKSLNGFGILSLKKGVTSTKHVVHTTDGKIIGEWGIRKWGRSDTKSSPKRKNVHIARQSLRLALLEQLNGHDSIKWGHQLLGYKESEEGVILNFEVNKEIKSTKADLVVGADGIRSTVRKQLIGEETTPLRYLSCIAILGICPLDNLKNIESSLLDAATVFQTANGNERIYIMPYDSETVMWQLSFPLSEEEAKELSAKGTKALKEESCKRTLWHNPIPQIVEATPETLISGYPVYDRQLLDADLLKKGTKVTLIGDAAHPMSPFKGQGANQALLDALSLARGIYKGCKPLSQWKEIGIRKSILTEFESEMIERSASKVKGSAEAAELLHSEIVLYEGDGPRGKHRKKKDI; from the coding sequence ATGGAAAAGGTAGATAATAAAGACAAAAATTGGGTTATTTGCCAAAGTTGTAAAGGTAATGGTAAAAGAAAAAAGAGCATTCGAAAGAAAACGCGACTCAACTACCAAGCAGCATTAGAACAGTATGAAAAAACAAATTGCGAAGGAAATGCTCCTGTACAACCTAAAGGGCAAATATATACATGCTTAAACTGTAAAGGATCTGGTTTGGTTAGTTCTGATAACCATACTTTATCTGACAAAGAAAACTATCCACATGTTGCTATTATTGGCGGTGGAATTGGAGGAACTGCACTTGCTGTTGCTTGTTTACATCGTGGAATTCCATTTACTCTTTATGAACGAGATAGCGGATTTGAAGCTAGATCTCAAGGCTATGGACTTACTTTACAACAAGCAAGTAAATCCCTTAATGGATTTGGAATTCTCTCTTTAAAAAAAGGTGTGACTTCAACAAAACACGTAGTTCATACAACTGATGGAAAAATAATTGGAGAATGGGGAATCAGAAAATGGGGAAGATCAGACACTAAGTCATCACCAAAAAGAAAAAACGTACACATTGCAAGACAATCTTTACGCTTAGCTTTATTAGAACAACTCAATGGTCATGATTCTATAAAATGGGGACATCAATTATTAGGTTATAAAGAATCCGAAGAAGGTGTAATACTAAATTTTGAAGTCAATAAGGAAATAAAAAGCACAAAAGCAGATCTTGTTGTTGGAGCAGATGGAATTCGAAGTACAGTTCGTAAACAACTAATTGGAGAAGAAACAACTCCATTACGTTACTTAAGTTGTATTGCTATTTTAGGAATTTGTCCTTTGGATAATCTAAAGAATATTGAAAGTTCTTTATTGGATGCTGCTACCGTATTTCAAACAGCAAACGGGAATGAACGAATCTATATAATGCCATACGATTCAGAAACAGTAATGTGGCAACTTAGCTTTCCTTTATCAGAAGAAGAAGCAAAAGAATTAAGTGCAAAAGGTACAAAAGCATTAAAAGAAGAATCATGTAAAAGAACTCTGTGGCACAATCCTATTCCTCAAATTGTAGAAGCGACTCCAGAAACTTTAATTTCTGGTTATCCCGTTTATGACAGACAATTATTAGATGCTGATTTATTAAAAAAAGGGACTAAAGTCACGCTGATTGGAGATGCTGCACACCCGATGAGCCCGTTTAAAGGTCAAGGTGCAAATCAAGCTTTGTTGGATGCATTATCATTGGCTAGAGGAATATATAAAGGATGTAAACCTTTATCTCAATGGAAAGAAATAGGAATAAGAAAAAGTATATTAACTGAGTTTGAATCTGAAATGATAGAACGAAGTGCTTCCAAAGTAAAGGGTTCTGCTGAAGCTGCTGAATTATTACATTCCGAAATTGTACTTTATGAAGGTGATGGACCTAGAGGTAAACATCGAAAGAAAAAAGATATCTAA
- a CDS encoding sensor histidine kinase, with protein MKLSQNKFYIIFNLFGWFLLFTATLAGPKLFLSNEVLASERVLYYWLETIACAILAFMCTFIISFFIDTKINFNNSWKTTTSKILVIFLTVQALYSLFIWPILDFVQEYAKYESDSVMTLGGKIYNVFYFATLFIIWLFVFLTIKIYHQLKTVQIRQLQLEANLKESQLNTLKGQINPHFMFNSLNNIRGLMLEDVGKARNMLTSLSETLRYSLTKSDVNSISLEDELEMVENYIAISKIQFENRLQFETHIDPESLSKQIPPMIIQMLIENALKHGISNLKNGGKVNLSTKIEGNQLHIEVANSGKLHENKNSTQLGVKNIKKRLELLYGKAAVFSLKEIENQVVATIKIPLT; from the coding sequence ATGAAATTATCTCAAAATAAGTTTTATATAATATTCAATCTCTTTGGATGGTTCCTTTTGTTTACAGCAACATTAGCTGGACCAAAATTATTTCTTTCTAATGAAGTATTAGCTTCAGAGCGTGTTTTGTATTATTGGTTAGAAACAATTGCATGTGCAATTTTAGCTTTTATGTGTACGTTTATAATTTCTTTTTTTATTGACACAAAAATTAACTTTAATAATAGTTGGAAAACAACTACTTCGAAAATTTTAGTAATTTTCTTGACTGTTCAGGCTTTATACTCATTGTTTATTTGGCCTATTCTTGATTTTGTTCAAGAATATGCAAAATATGAATCTGATAGTGTTATGACTTTAGGTGGTAAAATATATAATGTATTTTATTTTGCAACCTTATTCATTATATGGCTTTTTGTTTTTTTAACAATCAAGATTTATCATCAATTAAAAACGGTTCAAATTAGACAATTACAATTAGAAGCTAACTTAAAGGAATCGCAATTAAACACTTTAAAAGGGCAAATAAATCCGCATTTTATGTTTAATAGCTTAAACAATATCCGTGGACTTATGTTAGAAGATGTTGGCAAAGCTAGAAATATGCTAACCAGTTTATCAGAAACTTTACGCTACTCTCTTACAAAAAGCGATGTAAATTCTATTTCATTAGAAGATGAATTAGAAATGGTTGAAAATTATATAGCCATTTCTAAAATTCAATTTGAAAATCGTTTACAATTTGAAACCCATATTGATCCAGAATCATTAAGTAAACAAATTCCACCAATGATTATTCAAATGCTAATTGAAAATGCATTGAAACATGGAATTTCTAATTTAAAAAACGGAGGAAAAGTCAATTTATCAACAAAAATAGAAGGTAATCAATTACATATTGAAGTTGCCAATTCGGGAAAACTACATGAAAATAAAAACAGTACGCAATTAGGGGTGAAAAACATTAAGAAACGTCTTGAACTACTTTATGGAAAAGCTGCCGTTTTCAGTTTAAAAGAAATAGAAAATCAAGTAGTTGCTACTATTAAAATCCCACTAACATGA
- a CDS encoding LytR/AlgR family response regulator transcription factor produces the protein MITLKAVIVEDSRLARNELKELIKAHKEIEILGEAENVDDGYKLINDTKPDLLFLDINMPEKDGFELLEMLDEVPTTIFTTAFDEYAIKSFDYNAFDYLLKPINQKRFSKSIEKVIESINNKTKEKTKNEDALSLDKQIFIKDGEKCWLVKIQDISLFEIVGNYTRVFFDNNKPLIYKSLAQVEEKLPTEVFFRANRQQIININHVKKVVSWFNGKLKIEMNSGEEIEISRRQSYLFKEQLSF, from the coding sequence ATGATAACATTAAAAGCAGTTATTGTTGAAGATTCTCGTTTAGCTCGTAATGAATTAAAAGAGCTTATTAAAGCACATAAAGAAATTGAAATTTTAGGAGAAGCAGAAAATGTAGATGATGGTTATAAATTAATTAATGATACAAAACCTGATCTTTTGTTTTTAGATATTAATATGCCTGAAAAAGATGGATTTGAACTATTGGAAATGTTAGATGAAGTTCCAACAACTATTTTTACAACAGCTTTTGATGAATATGCTATTAAGTCTTTTGATTACAATGCTTTTGATTATTTATTGAAACCAATCAACCAAAAACGTTTTTCTAAAAGCATAGAAAAAGTAATTGAAAGCATCAATAATAAAACAAAAGAGAAAACTAAAAACGAAGATGCTTTAAGTTTAGATAAACAAATTTTTATTAAAGACGGAGAAAAGTGTTGGTTGGTAAAAATTCAAGATATTTCTTTATTTGAAATTGTTGGTAACTACACCCGTGTATTCTTTGACAATAACAAACCATTAATATATAAGTCTTTAGCACAAGTAGAAGAAAAATTACCCACAGAAGTCTTTTTTAGAGCAAACAGACAACAGATTATCAACATCAATCATGTTAAAAAAGTAGTCTCATGGTTTAACGGAAAGTTAAAAATAGAAATGAATTCTGGTGAAGAAATCGAAATATCAAGAAGACAATCCTATCTTTTTAAAGAACAATTGAGTTTTTAA
- a CDS encoding YgiQ family radical SAM protein, translating to MEGTKRHQLTDWLPTTNKEVKIRGWEELDVILFSGDAYVDHPSFGPAVIGRILESYGLRVAIVPQPSVNDSLQDFEKLGKPRLFFGVTGGCMDPMVSNYTASKRSRDKDAYTPNGDKGFRPDYATSVYSKILKDKYPDIPVLIGGIEASLRRVTHYDYWSDKLLPSILETSKADMLVYGMGEQPLREIVELMQKGVPFSSLKNIKQTAVFVNEKNESLPIVNDWEDVTINSHEACLKDKKTFASNFKVIEQESNKLKARRVLQRVGENTLVINPPYPTMTEKEIDGSFDLPFTRLPHPKYDKRGPIPAFEMIKFSINIHRGCFGGCSFCTISAHQGKFIASRSQESVLREIDKVANMPDFKGYLSDIGGPSANMYQMKGKVQSICDKCVAPSCISPVICSNLDTSHKPLTDLYQAVDKHPKIKKSFIGSGIRHDMLVPEFNKNADPKELDAYTEEVMTKHVSGRLKVAPEHTSDPVLKLMRKPSFKYFHMFKERFDKINIKKKLNLQLIPYFISSHPASEVEDMANLAAETKDMGFQLEQVQGFTPTPMTVATVIYYSGFHPYTLKPTKTPKTKKERDDQHKFFFWYKKENKDWIRNTLNKVGRQDLLQKLLPENNSWKKNKSAKEVKNTFDDAVPVPFNKRKKKASRTTSSKKRRR from the coding sequence ATGGAAGGCACAAAGAGACATCAATTAACAGACTGGTTACCAACTACAAACAAGGAAGTGAAAATTCGTGGTTGGGAAGAATTGGATGTGATTTTATTTAGTGGAGACGCTTATGTAGATCATCCGTCATTTGGACCAGCGGTAATTGGTCGTATTTTAGAGAGTTATGGTTTGCGAGTGGCAATTGTGCCACAACCAAGTGTGAATGATAGTTTGCAAGATTTTGAGAAATTAGGAAAGCCCCGTTTATTTTTTGGGGTTACTGGTGGTTGTATGGATCCGATGGTTTCTAATTACACAGCGAGTAAACGCAGTAGAGATAAAGATGCATATACACCAAATGGTGATAAGGGTTTTAGACCAGATTATGCAACTTCTGTATATTCGAAAATATTAAAAGACAAGTATCCAGATATTCCTGTTTTAATTGGAGGGATTGAAGCTTCTTTAAGACGTGTAACTCATTATGATTACTGGTCTGATAAGTTATTACCTTCTATTTTAGAAACTTCTAAAGCAGATATGTTGGTTTATGGAATGGGAGAACAACCTTTGCGTGAAATTGTAGAATTAATGCAAAAAGGTGTTCCGTTTTCTAGTTTAAAAAACATTAAACAAACGGCTGTTTTTGTCAATGAAAAGAATGAAAGCTTGCCTATTGTAAATGATTGGGAAGATGTTACTATTAATTCTCATGAAGCTTGTTTAAAGGATAAAAAAACATTTGCTTCTAACTTTAAAGTGATTGAGCAAGAGTCTAATAAATTAAAAGCACGTAGAGTTTTACAACGAGTAGGCGAGAATACTTTGGTGATTAATCCGCCTTATCCTACAATGACAGAAAAGGAAATTGATGGTTCTTTCGATTTGCCTTTTACACGTTTACCACATCCAAAATATGACAAACGTGGACCAATACCTGCATTTGAAATGATAAAATTTTCTATCAACATTCATAGAGGGTGTTTTGGTGGATGTAGTTTTTGTACAATTTCTGCACATCAAGGAAAATTTATAGCAAGTAGAAGTCAGGAATCTGTATTGAGAGAAATTGATAAAGTGGCAAATATGCCAGATTTTAAAGGATATTTATCTGATATTGGTGGACCTTCTGCTAATATGTATCAGATGAAAGGAAAAGTACAATCTATTTGTGATAAATGTGTTGCACCAAGTTGTATTTCGCCCGTAATTTGTTCTAATTTAGATACTTCTCATAAACCTTTAACAGATTTATATCAAGCGGTTGATAAACATCCGAAGATTAAAAAATCTTTTATTGGAAGTGGAATTAGACATGATATGTTGGTGCCAGAATTCAATAAAAATGCAGATCCAAAAGAATTGGATGCGTATACAGAAGAGGTAATGACAAAACACGTTTCTGGTCGATTAAAAGTTGCGCCAGAACATACTTCAGATCCTGTTTTAAAGTTGATGCGTAAACCTTCTTTTAAATATTTTCATATGTTTAAAGAACGTTTTGATAAGATAAATATCAAAAAGAAATTGAATCTTCAGTTAATTCCGTATTTTATTTCTAGTCACCCAGCAAGTGAGGTAGAAGATATGGCAAACTTAGCTGCAGAAACAAAAGATATGGGCTTTCAGTTAGAGCAAGTGCAAGGTTTTACTCCAACGCCTATGACTGTAGCAACGGTTATTTATTATTCAGGATTTCATCCTTATACTTTAAAGCCAACTAAAACTCCGAAAACTAAAAAGGAACGTGATGACCAACATAAATTTTTCTTTTGGTATAAAAAGGAAAATAAAGATTGGATTCGTAACACGTTAAATAAAGTTGGAAGACAAGATTTATTGCAAAAATTGTTACCAGAAAATAATTCTTGGAAAAAGAATAAAAGTGCGAAAGAAGTAAAGAATACTTTTGATGATGCAGTACCTGTTCCTTTTAATAAGAGAAAGAAAAAAGCAAGTAGAACTACTTCTAGTAAAAAAAGAAGAAGGTAA
- a CDS encoding DJ-1/PfpI family protein codes for MKRALLSLLTIVIISCQSKNIEKNTEILKEVEQVKVFPKLEKDRYNVAFLIMDGTFNTELTAPFDIFQHTIFRENIKAMNVFTVANTDKPITTFEGMRILPDYNYLKDSLPKIDILVVPSAEHHLDSDLDDKAMIDFVKRVDKEATYITSHCDGAFVLAKAGLLKDKVSTTFPSDIDKMRETFPELDIRKKVLFVHDGKYITSAGGAKSFEAALYLCEFLYGKEVAQSLAGGLVIDWNVDEIPHLIVE; via the coding sequence ATGAAAAGAGCACTTTTGTCTTTATTAACGATTGTTATTATAAGCTGTCAATCTAAGAATATAGAAAAGAACACTGAGATTCTGAAAGAAGTTGAACAAGTTAAAGTTTTTCCAAAGTTAGAAAAAGACAGATATAATGTTGCTTTTTTAATTATGGATGGAACTTTCAACACAGAATTAACGGCTCCTTTTGATATTTTTCAACATACTATTTTTAGAGAGAATATTAAAGCAATGAATGTTTTTACCGTTGCAAATACTGATAAACCGATTACTACTTTTGAAGGAATGAGAATTCTGCCAGATTATAATTATCTAAAAGATTCGTTGCCTAAAATTGATATTTTGGTGGTTCCTTCTGCAGAACATCATTTAGATTCTGATTTAGATGATAAAGCGATGATAGATTTTGTAAAACGAGTTGATAAAGAAGCTACTTATATTACATCTCATTGTGATGGCGCTTTTGTTTTAGCAAAAGCAGGATTGTTAAAAGACAAAGTTTCTACTACTTTTCCTTCGGATATTGATAAAATGAGAGAAACGTTTCCTGAATTAGACATCAGAAAAAAGGTATTGTTTGTCCACGATGGAAAATACATTACTTCAGCAGGAGGCGCAAAATCTTTTGAAGCAGCATTGTATTTATGTGAATTTTTATATGGAAAGGAAGTCGCGCAATCTTTAGCAGGAGGTTTAGTAATTGATTGGAATGTTGATGAGATTCCGCACTTAATTGTTGAGTAA
- a CDS encoding CocE/NonD family hydrolase yields the protein MNKYILLSFLSFFLITNCAKTSKEKTPKKDTYVVDNYTKKEVDIIMRDGAKLHTTIYSPKNTSKEYPILMQRTPYSSRPYGAGMKTKIGPNVHLMKEGNIVVYQDVRGRWMSEGVYDNMRAYIPNKTAKQSDEVSDTYDTIDWLVKNVENNNGNVGTWGISYPGHYATISAIDAHPALKAASPQACIGDFFFDDFHHNGAFLLSYFRAISLFGTYKDTPTDSAWYSFPKMNSQDQYQFFLDKGPLKNLNEYFQYDKLDVKTAESKDQIDDFFWKEIVEHPNYDSVWQSKGIIQHLDKVPATVATMIVGGEFDAEDLYGPLETYKAIEKHGKNNYNTLVFGPWDHGKWASSRTKNSVGNYYFGDSISLKFQKNIETKFFNHFLKGKGDKNSGLPEAYVFDSGKKEWKSYDAWPPKNVVKEDWFLNRNQGLAKKHDGKLTREIKFISDVKHPVPYSEDIKTVFTPRKYMTDDQRFAARRPDVLVFQTDVLTEGFTLAGDILAKLKVATTGSAADWVVKVIDVHPANSEENNDKLQDHLKMSNYHLMVRSEVLRGRFRNSFEKPEPFIPNKKTDVNIKLQDVFHTFKKGHKVQIQVQSTWFPLIDLNPQTYVDNIYKADEKDFKTQTHTVFTDSSIEFSVLK from the coding sequence ATGAACAAATACATACTACTTTCCTTTTTAAGTTTTTTTCTGATTACAAATTGTGCAAAAACATCAAAAGAAAAAACACCTAAAAAAGACACTTATGTAGTTGATAATTACACAAAAAAAGAAGTAGATATTATAATGAGAGATGGTGCTAAACTGCACACAACCATCTATTCTCCTAAAAACACGAGTAAAGAATATCCTATTTTAATGCAAAGAACGCCTTATAGTTCTAGACCTTATGGAGCAGGAATGAAAACCAAAATCGGTCCGAATGTTCATTTAATGAAAGAAGGCAATATTGTTGTGTATCAAGATGTTCGTGGTCGTTGGATGAGTGAAGGCGTTTACGATAATATGCGTGCTTACATCCCAAATAAAACAGCAAAACAGTCTGATGAAGTTTCTGATACTTATGACACTATTGATTGGTTGGTGAAAAACGTAGAAAACAATAATGGAAATGTTGGTACTTGGGGAATTTCCTATCCTGGTCATTATGCAACTATTTCTGCTATTGATGCGCATCCTGCTTTAAAAGCGGCTTCTCCACAAGCTTGTATTGGCGATTTTTTCTTTGATGATTTTCATCATAATGGCGCTTTTTTATTAAGTTATTTTAGAGCAATTTCTTTATTCGGGACTTATAAAGACACGCCAACTGATTCTGCTTGGTATTCTTTTCCGAAAATGAATTCGCAAGATCAATATCAATTTTTCTTAGATAAAGGTCCTTTAAAAAACTTAAACGAATATTTTCAATATGATAAATTAGATGTAAAAACGGCTGAAAGTAAAGATCAAATTGATGATTTTTTCTGGAAAGAAATTGTTGAACATCCTAATTATGATTCCGTTTGGCAAAGCAAAGGAATTATTCAGCATTTAGATAAAGTTCCTGCAACTGTAGCAACAATGATTGTTGGTGGTGAGTTTGATGCAGAAGATTTATACGGACCTTTAGAAACTTATAAAGCCATTGAAAAACACGGAAAAAACAATTACAATACTTTAGTTTTTGGTCCTTGGGATCATGGAAAATGGGCAAGTTCTAGAACGAAAAACTCTGTTGGAAACTACTATTTTGGAGATTCTATTTCTTTAAAATTTCAAAAAAACATTGAAACTAAATTCTTTAATCATTTCTTAAAAGGAAAAGGTGATAAAAATTCTGGTTTACCTGAAGCCTATGTTTTTGATTCTGGTAAAAAAGAATGGAAATCTTATGACGCTTGGCCTCCTAAAAACGTAGTAAAAGAAGATTGGTTTTTAAATCGAAATCAAGGTTTAGCGAAAAAACATGATGGTAAATTAACGCGTGAAATTAAATTTATAAGTGACGTTAAACACCCTGTTCCTTATTCTGAAGATATTAAAACTGTTTTCACTCCAAGAAAATACATGACAGATGATCAGCGTTTTGCTGCAAGAAGACCAGATGTTTTGGTTTTTCAAACGGATGTTTTAACAGAAGGTTTTACTTTAGCCGGAGATATTTTAGCAAAACTAAAAGTTGCGACTACAGGTTCTGCTGCAGATTGGGTTGTAAAAGTAATTGATGTTCATCCTGCGAATTCAGAAGAAAACAACGATAAGTTGCAAGATCATTTAAAAATGAGCAACTATCATTTAATGGTTAGAAGTGAAGTTTTACGTGGACGTTTTAGAAATAGTTTTGAAAAACCAGAACCTTTTATTCCAAACAAAAAAACAGACGTAAATATAAAATTACAAGATGTTTTTCACACTTTTAAAAAAGGGCATAAAGTACAAATACAAGTGCAAAGTACTTGGTTTCCTCTAATAGATTTAAATCCTCAAACGTATGTAGATAATATCTATAAAGCAGATGAGAAAGATTTTAAAACACAAACGCATACTGTTTTTACAGATTCTAGTATTGAGTTTTCTGTGTTAAAATAA
- a CDS encoding VOC family protein, giving the protein MNLNQITIPSLDVEKATQFYQKLGLILIVDAKPNYVRFEVQDGDATFSIHKVDEISKGEGVVIYFEDNNLDELVLELQEKGVVFTQLPIDQPWLWREAHIVDLDGNKIILYKAGVNRKNPPWRI; this is encoded by the coding sequence ATGAATTTAAATCAAATTACAATTCCTTCTTTGGATGTTGAAAAAGCAACGCAATTTTATCAAAAATTAGGTTTGATTTTAATTGTTGATGCAAAACCTAATTATGTACGCTTTGAAGTGCAAGATGGCGATGCTACTTTTTCGATTCATAAGGTTGATGAAATCTCAAAAGGAGAAGGAGTTGTAATTTATTTTGAAGACAATAATTTAGATGAATTAGTTTTAGAACTTCAAGAAAAAGGAGTCGTATTTACACAATTGCCAATAGATCAACCTTGGTTATGGAGAGAAGCTCACATTGTAGATTTAGATGGCAATAAAATTATTCTTTACAAAGCTGGCGTAAATAGAAAAAATCCGCCTTGGCGGATTTAA